A region from the Benincasa hispida cultivar B227 chromosome 8, ASM972705v1, whole genome shotgun sequence genome encodes:
- the LOC120084067 gene encoding uncharacterized protein LOC120084067 → MDVRRKDLEFEIGDKVFLKVALMKGVLRFGKKGKLSLRIVGPFEILERVGSVAYRLALPPSLSAVHNVFHVSMLRKYLTDLSHVVDFEPLQLNENLSYEEKPV, encoded by the coding sequence ATGGATGTTAGGCGTAAAGATCTGGAGTTCGAAATAGGTGATAAAGTGTTCCTGAAAGTGGCACTGATGAAGGGTGTCCTGAGATTCGGGAAGAAGGGTAAGTTAAGTCTACGTATTGTAGGGCCATTCGAGATCTTGGAGCGGGTCGGCTCTGTGGCTTACCGTTTGGCCTTGCCACCATCTCTCTCCGCGGTCCATAATGTATTTCATGTCTCCATGCTGAGGAAGTATTTAACGGACCTGTCTCATGTGGTGGACTTTGAGCCCTTGCAGCTGAATGAAAACTTGAGTTATGAGGAGAAGCCCGTGTAA
- the LOC120084068 gene encoding uncharacterized protein LOC120084068 gives MTVEEYEEKFDKLSCFTPDLVSTEAKRAEWLVQGLRDRLAANHASIDCSRKEVNFNPSREANFKFKGARTVVLLKVISAVKAKRLINQGVWSILASVVDTRETEVALTSEPVVRDYPDVFPEELPRLPPSREIDFMIELESGTIPISKALYRMALAELKELKVQL, from the exons ATGACAGTAGAAGAGTATGAAGAGAAGTTTGACAAATTGTCTTGCTTCACCCCTGATCTAGTGTCTACCGAAGCAAAGAGGGCCGAATGGTTAGTACAAGGACTCCGAGACAGG TTGGCTGCCAACCATGCTAGTATAGACTGTTCTCGTAAAGAGGTGAATTTTAACCCCTCTAGAGAAGCCAACTTTAAGTTCAAAGGGGCCAGGACTGTAGTTTTGCTCAAGGTGATTTCAGCGGTTAAGGCTAAGAGATTGATTAACCAAGGTGTCTGGAGTATCTTGGCTAGCGTAGTTGACACAAGAGAAACCGAGGTTGCACTAACCTCTGAGCCAGTTGTGAGAGATTATCCCGATGTATTTCCGGAAGAACTTCCAAGATTGCCTCCATCAAGGGAGATTGATTTTATGATTGAACTGGAGTCAGGCACTATTCCTATATCCAAAGCGCTGTATAGAATGGCTCTGGCAGAATTGAAAGAACTGAAGGTTCAATTGTAG